Below is a genomic region from Eupeodes corollae chromosome 1, idEupCoro1.1, whole genome shotgun sequence.
TTATGTGGTTCTGCTGCCAATACATTAGCTTCGTCACCGCCATCCTCAACACCAATGTTGTGGTTGTTTTCTTGCATGTTGCTGTCATGAATAATTGAAGCCGAATCGTTATTATCTTGATCTGCCTGCAGATGTTGTTGCTCTTCATTCAAATGTTGCTGATgattattgtgtttttgttgttgattattGTGAATATTGTGTTGATCCAttgattgttgttgttgcttctcTGATTGCGGTGGATAAGTTGagtttaatgattttttgttgcTGATGTTGTCATTAATATTATTGTTGCTAGTCAAGCCATGATAGCCACCATGATAGTTTTGATCGTCGAGGTTCCATAAAAAGGGATTTGTTGATGAGTTTAACATATTTTGGTAGTTCCAGCCGCCAAAATACTGACTATATCATTCGGTTGTTGAATTGCTGTGATGTTGTTGAAGTTGTTGCTGCATAAGatgttgctgctgttgatgttggtgttgttgctgttgttgttgatgttgctggACTGCGGCTGCATTAAAAGCATTTGCAGCTGCTGCTGCCGCTGCTGCAGCCATTGCTGCTTGGGAAGCGGCGGCAATTTGTGTGGCCGTTGGTGACTGGGCAGATAGCATATTATCGAATTTTCTTGTGTCAGGATTGTACATTGGATGTTTGAATTTGCAATGCGTCCGGAGGTTGTCGCTGCGCGTGTATGTTGCACGGCAGAGTGGACATTCAAACCGTCCCGGAAAATGCACATGATAATGGTTCCGTATGTGTGTGACAACCTTGCCGCATAATTTGCAACGATGTAAATTGCAGCCGCCAGATAGCCGCTCAAATGTTAGGCGCATATGCCACGCCTTAGAGCCTACAACAcaagtttttggttttggtttttttgttttttttttgatttgattgtttttttgtttgtgtatttttttttattgtcataAAATTGGATTGTTAATATTGGCAATTTATCATTCAATCCAATTCgcgaaaagaaaataaaagaaaaaatatttgtttttgttggtgacttcacataaaaaatataacaaaagaaaatacttaagtatataatataattttttaaataaaataaaacaaaggtaTATTAAATGAATGTTTTGTAGGAagtataagaattttttttttaaatttgtttaattaagagAAGTTAAGAgaagaaaaattgttatttttgtttatattgaaagtgggtaaaaattattaagtatagatttatacgagtacataatattttatggattacttcttgttaaaaaaaatatgtgattggttatttttgagaaagttttatttttataattattatattgaaaaagttcggaatttatttatatttaaataaaggtaGGATAATGGCtgcagtttatattttattgacataaacatttattaacaaaatgaattttttgaccaaaacaaatttagaaaatatgaGTCAAGTTTTGTATAACGTAATGTATTAacgaaagtttttgtatttttctcttTGAAGGAAAATTATTGCTTCAAGAGAAAATTATCTACGaactttataaagtttttaagaaaatattaattttgatgaGAAGTTCAAAATATGGAACATCTATTTTGAATGTTGGTGGCCTTAGAAaggttttttaattcatataaacaaatcaaagcCCAACTAAATTGCCACCGACTAAAGAATCTGATGATCACGTAGTCACCcgtaaaacttgaaatttagaaaatacgcaattgaaaaacttaaagattcgaaatcaaatttaaacGTCAACaggtgtttgtttttgatttattaaaaaagttaacaaacttgagttaattttgtttaaaccattaaaatcttttacgagttttcataatttttttggtTGAATTTGCATATTTGCCAAATTTTCTTTACACAAATGAGTATGTTTTGAATAGAActgatggaaaatatttttgaaatagataATAAAGTTTgccaagaaaaatataaacaaattaatgtaATTAATGAACGAGTTATTTGCTAAATGCTGACcctacatttatataaaatattgcatagagataatatatttataaattaatattgctAATAcagttaaattaaagtttaaaattatttttattacttatcAGATTCGATaaagtaaaattgttaaatatttatgtttattttttgttttaattttaattaattaaatgatgATTTTATGTATTagaattatataaaacaaatagaagttttattttgaatttaaattaaataaaattctatcCCATATATagtaaattattatataaacaaaagttttgtgATTCAGTTTGTTATAGTAGccattccaaattaaaaaaaaaaacccgcACCAAAATAGAAGTAtgattcaaaatgttaaaaatggttAAAGAGCTTTATAGGTACATTATTGACTGTACAATAATACGAATTTGTTCTTAAAGCACAGCAACAATATTGTatgcttattttttattaattttttttttgtatttttaatgcaaTCGTCATTCTATAATGGATGTCATGacctttaaatatttcaaaaaaaaatatatattgacTTTCAACACCCCTCCttcctgttttttttcctttgttcactaaatgaatttttttccagAGAAAAACAtctattttacaataattatatataattatatttatttttttttaaataaattataatttataaaaaaaatatttatatttatgtaataaGACAACAAGAACCTGCgttgacatttataaaaattgatgagaaaaataaaaccaaaattacaTCGAAAAAATACAATagcattaataaattatttgtgtaCATACAGATTTAACAtacaccaacaaaatatttataaaattagtttaatttagaaaaaaaggacctgtttgatttaaatgtttgttttttttaccataaattaatgaaagaaaattttaaagcatttaatttaataaagaaaatacaatttaatggtgcagttataatttgttttcttaaatagtGGATATTTAATTtcgattaataaataaactaaatttattaaaaaacgtacAAACTAAAGGCCAGGTGTACCTTTGAAGATGATATTTAaggaagaaatttaaaattcaatggagTGTAAAGACCTAAAACACCTAAGcttgggatttttttttaaaacaaaaaaataaaattacagaataatttatttgttatttgcaAATTGTAAATTAGCTGAAAATATGGTTTAGGATCAAAGTTTATCCTATGTTACTTTAATTTTGAACGtaagattttcatttaaaaacaatccttaaattaaatcttttacttataataataaaaaaaaaacatttatttaacccagttatgtttaataaataaaaaaaaataagtaaatagaCTGAAATATATAATCTAACATAGAGAAAGAACAAACTTACCATTTGATATCTGttaatttatagaattttatcacaaaaataattacataatcAAACTCGTTAACACATTCAAGataaattaattagaaaaaaaaagaaaaataattcatatttgaataaaacaaaaggaCACATTTCACTTGaagattgattttaatattattatttttttttaaacacatgaacgatttttatgaaacattttGTACAGCGTTATTAAATCAAGCGAACATTATGATGATGCGTATGCGTATTAATTTACCTAAATTTAAATTGAGAAAATTATGTAtagataaatttacaaaaaaaaagaaatgtgattttatagatataaattttgtcttacTATAATTTTTATGCTATAACTAcagcaatgaaataaaaagaactgGTTTGGAATGTAGTTTGAATACTTGGAATAAATGTtgcaactataattttttgtatataattatatttttaagaaatatttattgtttttaatattgaaaatattttaccaaaaatataattatatacgacttatattttttatatataaatataacacagaaaaaaaattataacaaattcaaaaaagactcatttttaaaggttttatttaatatactttatttcactttttgtttttattttttctttaaatttaattcctttatgtaaatatatattttatgtgtatatatattttaaataaaattaaaactatttattttccctatttttttttgtttaattacgtttttgtttttgattttcttttttttttatttaataataattttgataaatcaccacttaaaaattaaagtaatactttaattttgttttgtttcaactatcgttttttttataaacattctctacaaaaattatagtttatatttttatttttaatttttaattattattttgaatgtaatattttacttaaggtgggctttttgagaacaaaatataataatttattgaatattCTGAAAAtgctgtgatttttttttattgtttttgattagagatattgttatttaatttttgtcataattttatttataagttaaaataatcttatttattttatcatgactagagtgtttttatttttatcaatatatTCAAGtatgtttgattttgttttttttttttgctttttgagAGTAAACTTTTTCATTGACTAGAATCAAGTACTTATTTAtttggttattatttttatggtaTTTCGGTGGGatttaaggttatttttgtttgttttgtttatacacAAACTTATTAAcaagaaataattaatttatatcaaacaaaataatgagggacttaaatgttaattaaagaaataatgtCTAAAAAAGTTTATCCGAATTGATTTACGATCACCATTTAAACATGTATCTGCAACTTATCTGCAGACAAATACATTTCtctcaaaatcaatatttagtAAATGATAACTGAGTATTTCagacaaataaaatgttaaaatgacataaaattattaaggaacttaaatgtttattaaagaaataatttctgAAAAAGTTTATCCGAATCAATTTATGTTCATCATTTAAACATGTGTCTGCAACTTATCTGTGGACGAAtaaatttctctaaaaactgACATTTAGTAAATGACAACTGAGTTTTTCAGACAAACTAAATGTTaaaatgacataaaataaaatgaaaagaatgtTGTTATAGCGAAAACTTTCATGGTTGACAACAACATATTATCTGTCAGATATCAAATTTACCGTTACAAGAAACAGTGTTTCCAACAAACCCAAAGCATTTCAGCTTAATAGTAACAAACCATCTGTCAACTGTCATAttgacttttacttaaaaatagcGTTGCCAGCAAGACAAgacatttaaagaaataaatatgtaaGAAATTTTAGTTAATGTACATAATTTGTTGGAAAGCAAAATTCAATGAcaggcatttttaaaaattttaaatattcgatgTTCAAACGAGGACTGTAGAGAAAACCGAAGGCAACTTATCTGTAGACGaataaatttctttcaaaactaatatttaGTAAATGAGTTTTTTAGATATAAAGAATATTGTTCTAGCGAAAGCTTTCAtggttgaaaacattttatctACCTGTTATCGAATTTACTAATACAAGAAACAGTGTttccaacaaaaccaaaacatttaaGTTAACAGTAGCAAATCatctgtcaactgtcaaatatcgacttttacgaaaaaatagCGTTGCCagcaacaaaaaacatttaaagagTTGAGTTAACGTAATTTGTTGGAAAGCACaattcaatgacagacatttttaaaaatttaaaactttcgaCGTTCAAACGAGAATTGTAGAAAAACCGAAGgcagtaatttttaattattaaagagAAAATTTCTGTTTAATTGattccttaaaaatattgttacaatcaaaacaaaagatgAATTTAAAGTATTAATGAAGAATTGTGAAGTTATGAGTAGAAAAAGTTTACTCTCTCAAATATTTGTCCTTTAATTATAGCTTAGCTACATTGTTATGAGCTACATTggataaatttataatttggaatattttaataatgtcattaatctacaaaaaatgtttgtactaattttttcgtttcgttttattttgtttaatctggttgttattttataatgttaaaattacttaatttctttttgtttaagatcAAGGGATTATCATATAATTATGTTGTACATAAATAATTGCTTTtctgttttactttttattatatattttcaaatttaaatttaaatttttattttttttcaattttatgctattttgttgttgtttggttaaataattgttttctgttttttttttttttatagacggtatatgcttggttttatacaTGCTTTATTTAAGTATTTGATATAAAGTATATATATTGGATTTATTACATTACTAAGCACCTATTAAGTCAGAtggatattaatttatatatgaaaatcgATTATTCCTGTATTTATtgtattgtttataaattaccTATTTatgtaatgtaatttttttgttaaagaatta
It encodes:
- the LOC129940509 gene encoding probable E3 ubiquitin-protein ligase IRF2BPL, with amino-acid sequence MRLTFERLSGGCNLHRCKLCGKVVTHIRNHYHVHFPGRFECPLCRATYTRSDNLRTHCKFKHPMYNPDTRKFDNMLSAQSPTATQIAAASQAAMAAAAAAAAANAFNAAAVQQHQQQQQQHQHQQQQHLMQQQLQQHHSNSTTE